One part of the Vicia villosa cultivar HV-30 ecotype Madison, WI linkage group LG6, Vvil1.0, whole genome shotgun sequence genome encodes these proteins:
- the LOC131612268 gene encoding zerumbone synthase-like has translation MLRTLARELKMSHMSNGSLVKKSCRFYASSIVGGRRLEGKVAIITGSASGLGKATAHEFIQNGAQVIIADNDTQLGPQVAKELGPSAQYVECDVTVEAQIEEVVNVAITKYGKLDIMYNNAGITGPIFPPSIRELDLDEFEKVMRINVTGVIAGIKHAARVMIPKGYGSIICTSSISGLFGGLGPHSYTISKSTIPGVVKSVASELCKDGIRVNCISPAPIPTPMTLTQVGKFLHGFTQEEIGEMVSGLSVLKSAECETIDVARAALYLASDDSKFISGHNLIVDGAYTSFKNFVFASPD, from the exons ATGTTGAGAACACTAGCAAg GGAGTTGAAGATGAGCCACATGAGCAATGGTAGTCTGGTTAAAAAAAGCTGCAGATTCTATGCAAGTTCAATAGTTGGTGGAAGAAG GTTGGAAGGAAAAGTGGCAATCATAACAGGATCAGCAAGTGGGCTTGGAAAGGCCACGGCCCATGAATTTATCCAAAATGGGGCCCAAGTTATCATTGCTGACAACGACACTCAACTTGGGCCACAAGTTGCAAAAGAGCTAGGCCCATCAGCACAATATGTGGAGTGTGATGTCACTGTTGAAGCCCAAATAGAAGAAGTTGTAAATGTTGCCATAACAAAGTATGGTAAACTAGATATCATGTACAACAATGCTGGCATTACAGGCCCAATATTCCCACCGAGCATAAGAGAATTGGACCTTGATGAATTTGAGAAAGTCATGAGAATTAATGTCACCGGAGTCATTGCAG GTATAAAACATGCAGCCCGCGTGATGATACCAAAGGGCTATGGATCAATTATTTGCACATCAAGCATAAGTGGACTTTTTGGTGGGCTTGGACCTCATTCATACACAATATCAAAGTCTACAATACCTGGGGTTGTGAAATCTGTGGCTAGTGAGCTATGTAAAGATGGGATTAGAGTCAATTGCATATCACCAGCTCCAATTCCTACACCAATGACATTGACTCAAGTTGGAAAATTTCTTCATGGGTTCACCCAAGAAGAAATAGGGGAAATGGTAAGTGGGCTTAGTGTTCTCAAAAGTGCCGAATGTGAGACCATTGATGTTGCTAGGGCTGCATTGTACTTGGCATCAGATGATTCTAAGTTTATCTCGGGTCACAATCTCATAGTTGATGGAGCGTACACTAGCTTTAAAAATTTCGTGTTTGCTTCTCCCGATTAA